One Spinacia oleracea cultivar Varoflay chromosome 4, BTI_SOV_V1, whole genome shotgun sequence DNA segment encodes these proteins:
- the LOC110790529 gene encoding BRI1 kinase inhibitor 1 has protein sequence MDNTDTHQHENRIVTGAAVNSPPVLSASSSPSHEFSFTISLDSSVKTTTKASLSPSVTEKTKQQQQGPLAIDLSPADEIFFHGHLLPLHFLSHLHASSARPSIHSLDSFSGPIQDVLQEEKPLTSSTIENSSSSCSCTEDDHCISFDKDDNEIKCNIDFSSHHKCIKKERSSNNKSKSFSLFGLSKWKKPSEGTEKSQVIENCSKRNKVKFDVTQFLKRYINMVKPLLSPKSGGRRDNVRGRRQSYSFSGTVTPRDNREIIRGRRGEFSAPASMRTSPTNSGLLLATAGVPSPVSESTMEDLQAAIQAAIAHCKNSISTQENKSHEISSSIPVN, from the coding sequence ATGGATAATACTGATACACATCAACACGAAAATCGCATAGTAACAGGTGCAGCAGTGAATTCGCCACCGGTGCTTTCAGCGTCGTCTTCACCATCACATGAATTCTCATTTACAATCTCATTGGATTCCTCAGTGAAAACCACCACGAAAGCATCGTTGTCGCCTTCTGTAACAGAAAAAActaagcagcagcagcaaggtCCATTAGCTATTGATTTATCTCCTGCAGATGAAATCTTTTTCCATGGTCATTTACTTCCTCTTCACTTCCTATCCCACCTCCACGCTTCCTCTGCTCGCCCCTCGATTCATTCATTGGATAGCTTTTCGGGTCCGATTCAAGATGTGTTACAGGAAGAAAAGCCGCTAACAAGTAGTACTATAGAAAACAGCAGCAGCAGTTGTAGCTGTACTGAAGACGACCACTGCATCTCATTCGACAAAGATGACAACGAAATTAAATGTAATATCGATTTCAGTAGTCACCACAAATGCATCAAAAAGGAAAGAAGCAGCAATAATAAATCAAAATCGTTTTCTCTCTTTGGATTATCCAAATGGAAAAAACCGTCAGAAGGTACAGAGAAGTCTCAAGTCATAGAAAACTGCAGCAAGCGAAACAAGGTTAAGTTTGATGTGACTCAATTCCTTAAAAGGTACATAAATATGGTGAAGCCACTTTTATCTCCAAAAAGTGGTGGGCGAAGAGATAATGTACGAGGTCGAAGGCAATCGTACTCATTCTCAGGGACGGTCACTCCTCGAGATAATCGAGAGATAATAAGAGGAAGACGAGGAGAGTTTTCAGCTCCTGCATCCATGAGAACTTCACCTACAAACAGCGGTCTTCTTTTGGCTACTGCAGGAGTCCCATCACCTGTAAGTGAGAGTACCATGGAAGACTTGCAGGCTGCTATTCAAGCTGCTATTGCTCATTGCAAAAATTCTATTTCAACTCAAGAGAATAAATCACATGAAATATCATCATCAATTCCTGTTAATTAG
- the LOC110790536 gene encoding uncharacterized protein, with protein MLCMSKISISWDQFTIPTAASWVVKFVCKVKNYFSDQIGYQWLQSAKYSIKGTYTQLRCLGTKVPWQKYVWNRLTIPKHRFIMWLAMLDRLKTKDRLFKVGISTGDSCPICGAQVEKVEHLFFECELSRQCKLLVFSWLGVQLNRVTVFSLLMGVQKYSRSKYRRFIIITAVASLVYNIWRARNAAIWSLHIPIVQSIVKTIQAEVKGRVMNLLNSKTSSRDLDWFHSL; from the coding sequence ATGCTGTGTATGTCAAAGATCTCGATCTCCTGGGATCAGTTTACTATCCCTACTGCTGCTAGTTGGGTGGTAAAGTTTGTTTGCAAGGTGAAAAATTATTTCAGTGACCAGATTGGTTACCAGTGGCTTCAGAGTGCCAAATATTCTATAAAAGGGACATACACACAGCTAAGATGTTTGGGAACTAAGGTTCCTTGGCAAAAGTATGTCTGGAACAGGTTGACTATCCCAAAACATAGATTCATTATGTGGCTTGCTATGCTGGATAGATTAAAAACAAAAGACAGATTGTTCAAGGTGGGAATCAGCACAGGTGACAGTTGTCCCATCTGTGGTGCTCAGGTTGAAAAGGTGGAGCACCTGTTCTTTGAGTGTGAACTTAGCAGACAGTGCAAACTCCTGGTGTTCTCCTGGTTAGGGGTTCAGCTCAACAGGGTCACTGTGTTCAGTCTCCTTATGGGGGTTCAGAAGTATAGCAGGAGCAAGTATAGGAGATTTATCATTATCACtgcagtggctagtctagtttaCAACATTTGGAGGGCAAGGAATGCTGCTATTTGGTCCTTGCATATCCCTATTGTGCAGTCAATAGTCAAAACCATTCAAGCAGAAGTGAAGGGTAGGGTGATGAACTTGTTAAACAGCAAAACTAGTTCCAGGGACCTTGATTGGTTCCATAGTTTGTAA
- the LOC110790537 gene encoding uncharacterized protein: MKIVGDHPRFKFHSRCRTLKVNHLCFADDLLMFCKGDKEVVHLMMDGFLLFSKTTGLAVNSAKSSIYCCGMNDQKVAEITTLTGFKHGLLPFRYLGVSVSSCKLKASDCDQMVDKMTTRIKLWSSKHLSFAGRAQLINSVLISICVYWSQMFLFPKAVLKRINAICRAFLWFGTFDCAKPDSVAWDQLCQPKTHGGLGFRNLLLWN; encoded by the coding sequence ATGAAGATTGTTGGTGATCACCCAAGGTTCAAGTTTCACTCTAGATGCAGAACATTAAAGGTAAATCACCTgtgttttgctgatgatttaCTCATGTTTTGCAAAGGGGATAAGGAAGTGGTGCATCTGATGATGGATGGGTTTCTCTTATTTTCTAAGACCACTGGTCTTGCTGTTAACTCTGCTAAGTCTTCCATCTACTGTTGTGGCATGAACGATCAAAAGGTGGCTGAGATCACCACTTTGACAGGTTTCAAACATGGTTTGCTTCCTTTCAGATACTTGGGTGTTTCTGTTAGCTCTTGCAAGCTCAAGGCTAGTGACTGTGATCAAATGGTAGACAAGATGACAACTAGGATTAAATTATGGAGTTCTAAACATCTATCTTTTGCTGGAAGAGCTCAACTCATCAATTCTGTTTTGATAAGCATCTGTGTCTACTGGTCACAAATGTTCCTTTTCCCCAAAGCTGTCCTCAAGAGAATCAATGCCATTTGCAGAGCTTTTCTGTGGTTTGGCACCTTTGACTGTGCTAAACCCGATTCTGTAGCATGGGATCAGTTGTGTCAGCCCAAAACACATGGTGGGTTAGGTTTTAGGAACTTGCTCCTCTGGAATTAA
- the LOC110790538 gene encoding uncharacterized protein produces the protein MDNGNKEWWMAAKWSEEYERGINEYIKRAFSTKSEGNQFCCPCGSCHYRYWCDEKVVRYHLVCNGFVPRADKLSELGMHFEREIPTLDADERSNQDDLDDDLVGLLHDAHDAFREGPNDEAKKFFQLLEGGQEELYPGYLVREAFPDAKLPKSFNEAKSALKVLGLNYTKIDACPNDCMLYWEENANATSCHVCDMPRWKSNDTENDTPLENGKIHRIPKKILRYFPIKRRLQRLFMCQETASYMTWHTSGRENDHLLQHQVDGKAWKEFDSLYPNFAEDPRNVKLGLATDGFSPFNSMSIAHSTWPVILINYNLPPCMDDYEARVFDDLKELLEFGLETYDSSSNQRFDMRAALMTTVSDFPAYAMLSGWSTKGYFACPDCHYDTDLERLPCSNKNCYRATRRFLDPGHPWRYNKRNFDGVIEERSEPIPLKGTDVEYVLRDFPNEFGKNQKKRKGDEDDPIPWRKMSILFQLPYGSIVRISIIST, from the exons ATGGATAATGGAAATAAAGAATGGTGGATGGCTGCCAAATGGAGTGAAGAGTATGAACGAGGAATAAACGAATATATTAAAAGGGCCTTTTCTACCAAGTCTGAAGGAAACCAATTTTGTTGTCCATGTGGTAGTTGTCATTATCGTTATTGGTGTGATGAAAAAGTTGTGAGATATCACCTAGTTTGCAATGGTTTTGTGCCAAGAGCGGACAAGTTGTCAGAATTAGGGATGCACTTTGAAAGAGAAATACCTACTTTGGATGCTGATGAACGGTCGAACCAAgatgatttggatgatgatcTAGTAGGGTTGTTACATGATGCACATGATGCTTTTAGAGAGGGGCCGAATGATGAGGCAAAAAAGTTTTTCCAGTTACTTGAAGGAGGCCAGGAGGAATTGTATCCCGGGT ACCTTGTAAGGGAGGCGTTTCCTGATGCCAAATTGCCTAAGTCTTTTAATGAAGCGAAGAGTGCTTTAAAGGTGTTGGGGTTGAATTATACTAAGATAGATGCATGCCCCAATGATTGCATGCTTTACTGGGAAGAGAATGCAAATGCCACAAGTTGCCATGTTTGTGATATGCCAAGATGGAAGTCGAATGATACAGAGAACGACACACCACTTGAAAATGGAAAAATCCATAGGATTCCCAAAAAGATCCTTAGGTACTTTCCAATAAAAAGAAGGTTGCAAAGGCTTTTTATGTGCCAAGAGACTGCAAGCTACATGACATGGCATACTAGTGGGCGAGAAAATGATCATCTTTTACAACATCAAGTAGACGGAAAAGCTTGGAAGGAGTTTGATTCTTTGTATCCAAACTTTGCTGAGGATCCGCGCAATGTCAAGTTGGGGCTAGCTACTGATGGATTTAGCCCATTCAATTCAATGAGCATTGCACATAGTACATGGCCAGTTATATTGATCAATTATAACTTGCCTCCATGCATGGATGATTATGAAGCCAGAGTTTTTGAT GATCTAAAGGAATTGTTGGAGTTTGGGTTGGAAACTTACGATTCTTCAAGCAATCAAAGGTTTGACATGCGTGCAGCTTTGATGACTACTGTTAGTGATTTTCCAGCTTATGCAATGTTGTCCGGGTGGAGCACAAAAGGATATTTTGCATGCCCTGATTGTCATTATGACACTGATTTGGAGAGATTGCCTTGTAGCAACAAGAATTGTTATAGGGCAACTCGTAGATTTCTTGATCCAGGTCACCCTTGGCGTTATAATAAGAGGAATTTTGACGGAGTGATTGAGGAAAGAAGTGAGCCTATTCCTTTGAAAGGAACCGATGTTGAGTATGTGTTGCGTGATTTTCCaaatgaatttggaaaaaaccaaaagaaaaggaagggTGATGAGGATGATCCAATTCCATGGAGAAAGATGTCCATACTTTTTCAGTTGCCATATGGAAGCATTGTTCGAATCTCCATAATCTCGAcgtaa
- the LOC130471703 gene encoding 14-3-3-like protein, which translates to DDVDVIVDCCIQGVKTCKLNLCLDVAYHIYRKGDYHRYLAEFKKRVEHKEATENTLLAYKSARDIALAELAPTHSIRLGLALNFSVFYYEILNSPDRACNLTKQVSLLNLNFLRDLNLNLTLLTTNLEEESGDEIKEAEGKRESSEQQ; encoded by the exons GATGATGTTGATGTCATTGTTGATTGTTGTATACAGGGAGTCAAGACTTGTAAACTTAATTTATGTTTAGATGTGGCATACCATATTTACAGGAAGGGTGACTATCACAGGTACCTTGCTGAGTTCAAGAAAAGAGTTGAGCATAAGGAGGCTACTGAGAATACCCTGTTGGCTTACAAGTCTGCTCGG GACATTGCTCTTGCTGAATTGGCCCCTACTCATTCCATTAGGCTTGGGCTTGCTCTAAACTTCTCTGTGTTCTATTATGAGATTTTGAATTCACCTGACCGTGCCTGCAATCTTACAAAACAGGTATCTTTACTAAACCTTAACTTTCTGCGAGACCTTAACCTTAACCTAACCTTATTAACTACAAACCT TGAGGAGGAGAGTGGTGACGAGATTAAGGAAGCTGAAGGAAAGCGTGAATCAAGCGAACAACAGTGA
- the LOC110790541 gene encoding uncharacterized protein, whose product MVAAGNPILNTETSQIRDENDDDVQLNNNDAGYSLGFDLELETIAENEKEAPKKKHRGPTKLTQVHARTREERQYIILNSFGQPVGPTKEIVEEFKFFLGTLGKDSELAPLNNVNFRDLPTHDKIWDYVLEKYIVPEAGRKYAMEAVNTSWRSYKCRFKKNHFYAYATDELRWKNKPDTISEESKTNRENHLLLNDMHTMGRKGFAILRHELDPDKQEPSQAKVYKESRKRVPGRTYLTNPEKTKENIAKLDALESTQDGEEGRNSKDLISEVIQGPKSKSKSRVPLYGKGVTKSDLKKKEKKSGFLIPEEFLQSMKTELVQQLAPHVVSMIVSQIQEANPEINIVIPDFVTPSIQKDASSAPHVSERNGQSDGTSRTINQLDSLLVYLMATLLGQLCES is encoded by the exons ATGGTTGCAGCCGGTAATCCAATTCTGAATACTGAAACATCACAAATAAGAGACGAAAATGATGATGATGTACAACTGAATAATAATGATGCTGGATATAGCCTTGGGTTTGATTTAGAATTGGAGACAATAGCTGAAAACGAAAAGGAAG CTCCTAAGAAGAAGCATCGAGGGCCAACAAAGCTTACACAAGTTCATGCGCGTACAAGAGAAGAACGCCAATATATTATTCTGAACTCATTTGGCCAACCAGTAGGACCTACAAAGGAAATTGTTGAAGAGTTTAAGTTCTTCCTCGGAACTTTGGGGAAGGATTCTGAGCTTGCGCCACTCAATAATGTCAATTTTCGAGATCTGCCCACACATGACAAAATATGGGATTATGTTTTG GAAAAATATATAGTTCCTGAAGCCGGAAGAAAATATGCAATGGAGGCTGTCAATACAAGTTGGCGTAGTTATAAATGTAGATTTAAGAAGAATCATTTCTATGCATATGCCACTGATGAGTTAAGATGGAAGAATAAACCAGACACTATTTCA GAAGAAAGTAAGACCAACAGAGAAAATCATTTGTTGTTAAATGATATGCACACGATGGGCCGTAAGGGGTTTGCAATTTTACGTCATGAATTG GATCCGGATAAGCAAGAACCTTCTCAAGCAAAGGTCTAcaaagaatcaaggaaaagagtTCCAGGGAGAACATACCTTACCAACCCTGAGAAAACCAAAGAGAATATT GCAAAACTAGATGCTTTAGAGTCCACCCAAGACGGAGAAGAAGGGAGAAACTCCAAAGACCTTATCTCTGAAGTGATACAAGGTCccaaaagcaaaagcaaaagccgTGTACCACTTTACGGAAAAGGTGTGACAAAGAGTGACttgaagaaaaaggaaaaaaaatcaggATTCTTGATTCCGGAAGAGTTCTTGCAGAGTATGAAAACAGAGTTGGTGCAGCAACTTGCACCCCACGTTGTGTCTATGATTGTATCTCAAATTCAAGAAGCTAATCCCGAGATTAATATAGTTATTCCTGATTTTGTGACACCATCAATTCAAAAGGATGCATCTAGTGCGCCGCATGTCAGTGAGCGAAATGGACAGTCTGATGGGACAAGCAGGACAATTAACCAG TTGGACAG TCTCCTTGTGTATTTGATGGCAACTCTTCTAGGGCAGCTTTGTGAATCATAG
- the LOC110790542 gene encoding uncharacterized protein, producing MKIARHKELLEVQNKLHSDPTNITLISKEKSSTETYRMANDNFLSFLHQTAKVHWLEKGDENSKLFHQSIKQRRKHNAIHSIQNANGAWVTTPDKVQDAFLYFYNSLFCSQMTNRTSIDPIIMDSGARLTDEHRTLLHYDFSVDDVKRVLDAIPSNKALELDGYNSHFFKAAWDTIKHDVHAAVAEFFRTGKMLKEINVTSITLVPKVSVPATVGDFRPIACCSVLYKCISKLLCERLGAVLPDIISQNQRAFVAGRSILHNVLICHDIIKMYIKSQVQPNCFLKLDLQKAYDTVE from the coding sequence ATGAAAATTGCCAGACACAAGGAGCTTTTGGAGGTGCAGAACAAGCTACACTCAGACCCCACTAATATTACCCtcatttcaaaagaaaaaagctCTACTGAGACTTATAGAATGGCTAATGACAACTTCCTTTCTTTCCTACACCAGACAGCCAAGGTTCATTGGCTGGAGAAAGGGGATGAAAACTCTAAATTGTTTCATCAAAGCATCAAACAGAGAAGGAAGCACAATGCTATCCACTCTATCCAGAATGCTAATGGTGCATGGGTTACCACTCCAGATAAGGTTCAGGATGCTTTCCTTTATTTCTACAATTCTCTTTTCTGCTCTCAAATGACTAACAGAACCAGTATTGATCCTATCATCATGGATAGCGGGGCCAGGTTAACTGATGAGCATAGAACTTTGCTACACTATGACTTTAGTGTGGATGATGTCAAAAGAGTGCTGGATGCTATTCCTAGTAACAAAGCTCTTGAACTGGATGGTTATAATAGCCATTTTTTCAAAGCTGCTTGGGATACTATCAAGCATGATGTTCATGCTGCAGTTGCTGAATTCTTCAGAACAGGCAAGATGTTAAAGGAAATAAATGTAACTTCTATCACACTGGTGCCAAAGGTGAGTGTACCTGCCACAGTAGGGGATTTCAGACCTATTGCCTGTTGTTCTGTGTTGTACAAATGCATTTCTAAGTTATTGTGTGAAAGGTTAGGAGCTGTGTTGCCTGATATCATTTCCCAGAATCAGAGAGCTTTTGTGGCTGGGAGGTCCATTCTCCATAATGTACTCATCTGCCATGACATTATTAAGATGTACATAAAAAGTCAAGTGCAACCCAATTGCTTTTTGAAGCTTGATCTCCAAAAAGCTTATGACACAGTGGAATGA